The following proteins come from a genomic window of Pseudomonas putida:
- a CDS encoding MFS transporter: protein MSAHHEVSPATLRRVIAASAIGNFVEWFDFAVYGFLATLIASQFFASEDASVALLKTFAVFAVAFALRPLGGIVFGALGDRLGRKRILSLTILLMAGSTTLIGLLPTYASIGLAAPALLTLARCLQGFSAGGEYAGACAYLMEHAPDDKRAFYGSFVPVSTFSAFACAAVIAYGLEASLSTEAMNAWGWRIPFLIAAPLGLVGLYLRWRMEETPAFREAVAQGKEHEHSPLKETLRHHGRVIRNLGAFISLTALSFYMFTTYFATYLQLVGNLTRAQSLLVTTVALLFAAVGCPLAGAFSDRVGRRKTIGFTCLWMMLSVFPAYWLASSGSMSGALLGVILLAVGALCSGVVTAALLSESFPTRTRYTASAITYNVAYTLFGGTAPLVATWLIGQTGSSLAPAFYLVVIALVALVGGLALPETSRISLHEDMSMDGVRAGTRNTV, encoded by the coding sequence ATGTCCGCACATCATGAGGTATCCCCCGCCACCCTGCGCAGGGTGATAGCCGCTTCGGCCATCGGCAACTTCGTCGAATGGTTCGACTTCGCCGTGTACGGCTTTCTCGCCACGCTGATCGCCAGCCAGTTCTTTGCCAGCGAAGACGCCAGCGTGGCCTTGCTCAAAACCTTCGCGGTGTTCGCCGTGGCCTTCGCCCTGCGCCCCTTGGGCGGCATCGTCTTCGGTGCCTTGGGCGACCGACTGGGTCGCAAGCGCATCCTGTCGCTGACCATCCTGCTGATGGCCGGCTCCACCACGTTGATCGGCCTGCTGCCGACCTATGCCAGCATCGGCCTGGCAGCCCCGGCGCTGCTGACCCTGGCCCGCTGCCTGCAGGGGTTTTCTGCCGGTGGCGAATATGCCGGGGCCTGCGCCTACCTGATGGAGCACGCGCCTGACGACAAGCGCGCCTTTTATGGCAGCTTCGTACCTGTGTCGACCTTTTCCGCCTTTGCCTGCGCAGCGGTGATCGCTTATGGCCTGGAGGCCAGCCTGTCGACCGAGGCGATGAATGCCTGGGGCTGGCGCATTCCGTTCCTGATTGCCGCACCGCTGGGCCTGGTCGGCCTGTACCTGCGCTGGCGCATGGAGGAAACCCCGGCGTTCCGCGAAGCCGTCGCCCAAGGCAAGGAGCACGAGCATTCACCGCTGAAGGAAACCCTGCGCCACCATGGCCGGGTCATCCGCAACCTGGGGGCGTTCATTTCGCTGACCGCGTTGTCGTTCTACATGTTCACCACCTACTTCGCCACCTACCTGCAACTGGTCGGCAACCTGACCCGCGCGCAGTCACTGCTGGTGACCACCGTGGCCCTGCTGTTCGCCGCCGTGGGCTGCCCGCTGGCCGGTGCATTTTCGGACCGGGTGGGGCGGCGCAAGACCATCGGTTTTACCTGCCTGTGGATGATGCTTAGCGTGTTCCCGGCGTACTGGCTGGCCAGCTCTGGCTCGATGTCGGGTGCGTTGCTGGGGGTGATCCTGCTAGCGGTGGGGGCACTGTGCAGTGGCGTGGTTACCGCAGCATTGCTGTCGGAAAGTTTCCCTACACGTACCCGCTATACCGCTTCGGCGATTACCTACAACGTGGCCTACACGCTATTTGGCGGCACTGCGCCGCTGGTGGCAACCTGGCTCATCGGCCAAACCGGCAGCAGCCTGGCACCGGCGTTCTACCTGGTGGTGATTGCGCTGGTGGCGTTGGTGGGCGGCTTGGCGTTGCCGGAAACTTCGCGGATTTCTTTGCATGAGGACATGAGCATGGACGGTGTGCGGGCCGGAACCCGAAACACCGTCTGA
- a CDS encoding CusA/CzcA family heavy metal efflux RND transporter, whose translation MFERLIQFAIEQRLVVMLAVVLMAAVGIHSYQKLPIDAVPDITNVQVQINTAAPGYSPLETEQRITFAIETAMAGLPGLKQTRSLSRSGLSQVTVIFDDGTDIFFARQLVNERLQVAREQLPEGIEASMGPISTGLGEIFLWTVEAQEGALKEDGTPYTPTDLRVIQDWIIKPQLRNVPGVAEVNSIGGHAKQYLIAPEPKRLAAYKLTLNDLIAALERNNANIGAGYIERNGEQLLIRAPGQVASAEDIANIVISSVDGTPIRVSHVAQVGLGQELRSGAATENGREVVLGTVFMLIGENSRTVSQAVAAKLVEINRNLPKGVVAVTVYDRTHLVEKAIATVKKNLIEGAILVIAVLFLFLGNIRAALITAMVIPLSMLFTFTGMFSNKVSANLMSLGALDFGIIVDGAVVIVENAIRRLAHAQLRHGRMLTRAERFHEVFAAAREARRPLIYGQLIIMVVYLPIFALTGVEGKMFHPMAFTVVMALLGAMVLSVTFVPAAIALFVTGKVKEEEGLVMRTARQRYAPVLAWVLGRRKLAFAAAAALVLLSGVVASRMGSEFIPSLSEGDFALQALRVPGTSLSQSVDMQQRLEQAIIAQVPEVERVFARTGTAEIASDPMPPNISDAYVMLRPREQWVDPGKPRDELIAQVQRAAASVPGSNYELSQPIQLRFNELISGVRSDVAVKLFGDDMEVLNRTAAQIATSLQGVPGASEVKVEQTTGLPVLTIDIDRDKAARHGLNVGDVQGAIAIAVGGRTAGTLYEGDRRFDMVVRLSETLRTDVDGLASLLIPVPASAAEGAGQIGFIPLSQVATLNLQLGPNQVSREDGKRVVVVSANVRGRDLGSFVQEAEQALIDQVQVPPGYWTRWGGQFEQLQSAAERLQVVVPVALLLVMALLLMMFNNLRDGLLVFTGIPFALTGGVLALWSRDIPLSISAGVGFIALSGVAVLNGLVMIAFIRGLREEGRTLRAAVEEGALTRLRPVLMTALVASLGFIPMALATGTGAEVQRPLATVVIGGILSSTALTLLVLPALYQWAYRREEQQEG comes from the coding sequence ATGTTCGAACGCCTGATTCAATTTGCCATCGAGCAGCGCCTGGTGGTGATGCTGGCCGTGGTCCTGATGGCCGCGGTGGGTATCCACAGCTACCAGAAACTGCCGATCGATGCTGTGCCGGACATCACTAACGTCCAGGTGCAGATCAACACCGCCGCCCCCGGCTATTCGCCGCTGGAGACCGAGCAGCGCATCACCTTTGCCATCGAAACCGCCATGGCCGGCCTGCCAGGGCTCAAGCAGACCCGCTCGCTGTCGCGCTCGGGCCTGTCGCAAGTCACGGTCATTTTCGATGATGGCACCGATATCTTCTTCGCCCGCCAACTGGTCAACGAGCGCCTGCAGGTGGCCCGCGAGCAATTGCCTGAGGGCATCGAGGCGAGCATGGGGCCGATCTCCACCGGCCTGGGGGAAATCTTCCTGTGGACGGTGGAAGCCCAGGAGGGGGCGCTCAAGGAAGACGGTACACCTTACACCCCAACCGACCTGCGGGTGATTCAGGACTGGATCATCAAGCCGCAGCTGCGCAATGTGCCGGGTGTGGCCGAGGTCAACAGCATCGGTGGCCATGCCAAGCAATACCTTATTGCACCAGAGCCCAAACGCCTGGCGGCCTACAAGCTCACCCTCAACGACCTGATTGCAGCGCTGGAGCGCAATAACGCCAACATTGGCGCTGGCTATATCGAGCGCAATGGCGAGCAGTTGCTGATTCGCGCGCCTGGCCAGGTGGCCTCGGCCGAAGACATTGCCAACATCGTTATTTCCAGCGTCGACGGCACGCCGATCCGCGTCAGCCATGTCGCCCAGGTTGGCCTTGGCCAAGAGCTGCGCTCGGGGGCAGCCACCGAAAACGGTCGGGAAGTCGTGCTGGGCACGGTGTTCATGCTGATTGGCGAGAACAGTCGCACGGTGTCGCAGGCGGTCGCTGCAAAACTGGTCGAGATCAATCGCAACCTGCCCAAGGGCGTAGTGGCAGTGACGGTGTACGACCGCACCCACCTGGTGGAGAAAGCGATCGCCACGGTGAAGAAGAACCTGATCGAAGGTGCAATCCTGGTGATTGCCGTGCTGTTCCTGTTCCTCGGCAACATCCGTGCTGCACTGATCACGGCCATGGTTATCCCGCTTTCGATGCTGTTCACCTTTACCGGCATGTTCAGCAACAAGGTCAGTGCCAACCTGATGAGCCTGGGCGCGCTGGACTTCGGCATCATCGTCGACGGCGCGGTGGTGATCGTGGAAAACGCCATCCGTCGCCTGGCCCATGCCCAGCTGCGCCACGGTCGCATGCTGACCCGCGCCGAACGGTTCCATGAGGTGTTTGCCGCCGCCCGCGAAGCACGCCGGCCGCTGATCTATGGGCAGTTGATCATCATGGTGGTGTACCTGCCGATCTTTGCCCTTACCGGGGTCGAGGGCAAGATGTTCCACCCCATGGCCTTCACCGTGGTCATGGCCCTGTTGGGTGCGATGGTCCTCTCGGTCACGTTCGTACCGGCGGCCATTGCCCTGTTCGTCACCGGCAAGGTCAAGGAGGAGGAAGGCCTGGTGATGCGTACGGCTCGTCAGCGCTATGCCCCGGTGCTGGCCTGGGTGCTGGGCCGGCGCAAACTGGCGTTTGCTGCTGCCGCCGCCCTGGTGCTGTTGTCCGGCGTGGTGGCCAGCCGCATGGGCAGCGAGTTCATCCCCAGCCTCAGCGAGGGTGACTTCGCCCTGCAGGCCCTGCGAGTGCCGGGCACCAGCCTGTCGCAGTCGGTGGACATGCAGCAGCGCCTGGAGCAGGCGATCATCGCCCAGGTGCCCGAGGTGGAGCGGGTGTTTGCCCGCACCGGCACTGCCGAGATTGCCTCCGACCCGATGCCACCGAACATTTCCGATGCCTACGTGATGCTGCGCCCGCGCGAACAATGGGTTGACCCGGGCAAGCCGCGGGATGAACTGATCGCCCAGGTGCAACGTGCCGCTGCCAGTGTACCGGGCAGCAACTATGAGCTGTCGCAGCCCATTCAGCTGCGCTTCAACGAGCTGATTTCCGGGGTGCGCAGCGATGTGGCGGTGAAGCTGTTCGGAGACGACATGGAGGTGCTCAATCGCACTGCCGCGCAGATCGCCACCAGCCTGCAAGGGGTGCCAGGCGCGTCCGAGGTGAAGGTGGAGCAGACCACGGGCTTGCCGGTACTGACCATCGACATCGACCGTGACAAGGCCGCCCGTCATGGCCTGAATGTGGGCGATGTGCAGGGCGCCATCGCCATTGCCGTGGGTGGCCGCACCGCCGGTACGCTGTATGAGGGCGACCGCCGCTTCGACATGGTCGTGCGCCTGTCGGAAACCTTGCGTACCGATGTCGACGGGCTGGCCAGCCTGCTGATTCCCGTACCGGCCAGTGCTGCTGAGGGGGCCGGGCAAATCGGTTTCATCCCGCTGTCGCAGGTAGCCACGCTGAACCTGCAACTGGGCCCGAATCAGGTGAGCCGCGAGGATGGCAAGCGTGTGGTGGTGGTCAGTGCCAACGTGCGTGGACGCGACCTGGGCTCGTTTGTGCAAGAGGCCGAGCAGGCCCTGATCGACCAGGTGCAGGTGCCACCGGGGTACTGGACGCGTTGGGGAGGCCAGTTCGAGCAGTTGCAGTCGGCGGCCGAGCGCTTGCAGGTGGTGGTACCGGTAGCCTTGCTGCTGGTCATGGCACTGTTGCTGATGATGTTCAACAACCTCAGGGACGGCCTGCTGGTGTTCACCGGCATCCCCTTTGCGCTGACCGGCGGGGTGCTGGCGCTGTGGTCGCGTGATATTCCGCTGTCCATTTCTGCCGGGGTCGGGTTCATTGCATTGTCGGGAGTGGCAGTGCTGAACGGGCTGGTGATGATTGCCTTTATCCGCGGGCTGCGCGAGGAAGGGCGCACGCTGCGGGCGGCGGTCGAGGAGGGTGCGCTGACCCGATTGCGGCCGGTACTGATGACGGCGCTGGTGGCCTCGCTGGGGTTCATTCCGATGGCCTTGGCCACCGGGACCGGTGCGGAGGTGCAACGGCCACTGGCAACGGTGGTGATTGGCGGGATCTTGTCCTCTACAGCGCTGACGTTGCTGGTGTTGCCGGCGTTGTATCAGTGGGCGTATCGGCGGGAAGAGCAGCAAGAAGGCTGA
- a CDS encoding efflux RND transporter periplasmic adaptor subunit yields MTNPRKLALLATAVAALGLAGLAWTGTLGQASKAQAPHDDHGQDSHGHAAEQAAAGPAEEGHGEEEGQLHLSVAQIESAGVQLAAAGPRELGTAISFPGEIRFDEDRTAHVVPRVPGVVEAVQAELGQAVRRGQVLAVIASQQISDLRSEQQAAQRRLELARLTFQREQQLWQERISAEQDYLQARQALQEAEIALANARQKVAAVGPAGAGNRYELRAPFDAVVVEKHLTVGEVVDATSNAFTLSDLSRVWATFAVAPRDLDKVVTGRDVRVSAPDLGAEVQGKVNYVGSLLGEQNRAATVRATLANPNGAWRPGLFVNVAVSVDRFEAAVAVPESALQTWEAQTVVFARTAEGFEARPVKTGRRDAGQVEITSGLAAGTQVAAAGSFVLKSELGKGSAEHSH; encoded by the coding sequence ATGACTAACCCACGCAAGCTAGCCCTTCTGGCCACTGCCGTTGCGGCCCTTGGCCTCGCTGGCCTGGCCTGGACCGGCACACTCGGCCAGGCGTCCAAGGCTCAAGCCCCCCATGACGACCATGGTCAAGACAGCCACGGCCACGCTGCAGAGCAGGCCGCCGCAGGCCCTGCAGAGGAGGGGCATGGCGAAGAAGAGGGCCAGTTGCACCTGTCTGTCGCGCAGATCGAATCGGCTGGCGTGCAACTGGCTGCCGCTGGCCCCCGTGAGTTGGGCACCGCCATCAGCTTCCCGGGTGAGATCCGCTTTGACGAGGACCGCACCGCACATGTGGTACCCCGCGTGCCGGGTGTGGTCGAAGCGGTGCAAGCCGAGTTGGGCCAGGCGGTCAGGCGCGGCCAGGTACTGGCGGTGATTGCCAGCCAGCAGATCTCCGACCTGCGCAGCGAACAGCAGGCCGCCCAGCGTCGTCTGGAATTGGCGCGGTTGACCTTTCAGCGGGAGCAACAGCTGTGGCAGGAGCGAATCAGCGCCGAGCAGGATTACCTGCAGGCGCGCCAGGCCCTGCAGGAGGCCGAGATCGCTCTGGCCAACGCTCGGCAGAAGGTCGCGGCGGTGGGCCCGGCCGGTGCCGGCAACCGCTATGAACTGCGCGCACCCTTCGATGCGGTCGTCGTGGAAAAGCACCTGACCGTGGGTGAGGTGGTCGACGCGACCAGCAACGCGTTCACCCTGTCCGACCTGAGCCGGGTGTGGGCCACCTTCGCCGTGGCCCCTCGTGACCTGGACAAGGTGGTGACCGGCCGCGATGTCAGGGTCAGTGCGCCGGACCTGGGCGCCGAGGTCCAGGGCAAGGTCAATTACGTCGGCAGCCTGCTCGGCGAGCAGAACCGCGCCGCCACTGTGCGCGCCACACTTGCCAATCCCAATGGCGCCTGGCGCCCCGGGCTGTTCGTCAACGTGGCTGTCAGCGTCGACCGCTTCGAGGCCGCCGTGGCGGTGCCGGAAAGCGCCCTGCAAACCTGGGAGGCGCAGACCGTGGTGTTTGCCCGCACTGCGGAAGGCTTCGAGGCGCGCCCGGTGAAGACTGGCCGCCGCGATGCTGGCCAGGTGGAAATCACCAGCGGCCTGGCCGCCGGTACTCAGGTTGCGGCCGCTGGCAGCTTTGTCCTCAAGTCGGAACTGGGCAAGGGCTCGGCCGAGCACAGCCACTGA
- a CDS encoding TolC family protein produces MPIPRKIALLCLLLASATGAQASQALSLPQALAAAFAQNPELAAAGREIGIADGEWRQAGLIPNPELAWEVEDTRRDTTTTTVTLSQPLELGGKRGARLAVAEAGQAIALLDLERQRNALRADVVQAFHAALRAQTALELAQQSQALTERGLRVVQGRVTAGQSSPVEATRAQVQLAQAQTEVRRAKTQRSVAYQALARLTGSPMASFERLQAANLSPGIAPGADTLLEQVEQTVEWRLAAAQVERGDASLGSEKAQRFPNLTVSLGSQYSREDRERVNVVGLSMPLPLFDRNQGNVLAAARRADQARDLRNAVELRLRSETRSAISQWETAMQDVEAYDRTILPAAQQAVDTATRGFEMGKFAFLDVLDAQRTLIEARGLYLEALASATDARAHVERIYGDLDGLSNKPDSRSNND; encoded by the coding sequence GTGCCCATCCCCCGCAAGATCGCCTTGCTCTGTCTGTTGCTGGCCAGTGCCACCGGCGCCCAGGCCAGCCAGGCGCTGAGCCTGCCCCAGGCGCTTGCCGCCGCTTTCGCCCAGAACCCGGAGCTGGCTGCAGCCGGCCGTGAAATTGGCATTGCCGATGGCGAATGGCGCCAAGCCGGGCTGATCCCCAACCCGGAGCTGGCCTGGGAGGTCGAGGACACCCGTCGCGACACCACCACCACCACCGTCACCCTCAGCCAGCCGCTGGAACTGGGCGGAAAGCGTGGCGCACGTCTCGCCGTGGCGGAGGCCGGCCAGGCCATTGCCCTGCTCGACCTGGAGCGCCAGCGCAACGCCCTGCGGGCCGATGTGGTGCAGGCTTTCCACGCTGCCTTGCGTGCGCAGACCGCGCTGGAGCTGGCGCAGCAGTCGCAGGCATTGACTGAACGCGGCCTGCGGGTGGTGCAAGGGCGGGTTACGGCAGGCCAGTCATCACCGGTGGAGGCCACCCGTGCCCAGGTGCAACTGGCCCAGGCCCAGACCGAAGTGCGCCGCGCGAAAACCCAGCGCAGCGTGGCCTACCAGGCCTTGGCCCGGTTGACGGGCAGCCCGATGGCAAGCTTTGAACGGTTACAGGCGGCCAACCTTTCGCCAGGCATCGCGCCGGGTGCCGACACCTTGCTTGAACAGGTCGAACAGACCGTTGAATGGCGCCTGGCCGCTGCCCAGGTCGAGCGCGGCGATGCGTCCCTGGGTTCGGAAAAAGCCCAGCGTTTCCCCAACCTCACCGTCAGCCTTGGCAGCCAGTACAGCCGCGAAGACCGGGAGCGGGTGAACGTGGTTGGCCTGTCCATGCCGTTGCCGCTGTTCGACCGCAACCAGGGCAATGTCCTGGCGGCTGCGCGCCGTGCCGATCAGGCGCGCGACCTGCGCAATGCCGTGGAGCTGCGTCTGCGAAGTGAAACCCGCAGTGCCATCAGCCAGTGGGAGACGGCGATGCAGGACGTTGAAGCCTACGACCGCACCATCCTGCCGGCTGCGCAGCAGGCCGTGGACACCGCCACCCGCGGTTTTGAAATGGGCAAGTTCGCTTTTCTCGATGTACTCGACGCCCAGCGCACGCTGATCGAGGCTCGCGGGCTGTACCTCGAGGCGCTGGCCTCGGCGACCGACGCGCGTGCACACGTGGAGCGGATCTACGGCGATCTTGATGGCCTGAGCAACAAACCCGATAGCAGGAGCAACAATGACTAA
- the aroQ gene encoding type II 3-dehydroquinate dehydratase has protein sequence MKPLILVLNGPNLNMLGTREPAQYGHETLADLAQGCADTAHAHGLEIEFRQTNHEGELIDWIHAARGRCAGIVINPGAWTHTSVAIRDALVASELPVIEVHLSNVHKREPFRHLSFVSSIAVGVICGLGSHGYRMALSHFAELLQERTA, from the coding sequence ATGAAGCCCCTTATTCTCGTGCTCAACGGCCCCAACCTGAACATGCTGGGCACCCGCGAGCCTGCCCAGTACGGCCACGAAACCCTCGCTGACCTGGCTCAGGGATGTGCCGATACTGCCCACGCCCACGGCCTGGAAATCGAGTTTCGCCAAACCAACCACGAAGGCGAACTGATCGACTGGATCCACGCTGCCCGTGGCCGCTGCGCCGGCATCGTGATCAACCCTGGCGCCTGGACGCACACCTCGGTGGCCATCCGCGATGCCCTGGTGGCCAGCGAACTGCCGGTGATCGAGGTGCACCTGTCCAATGTGCACAAACGCGAGCCGTTCCGTCACTTGTCGTTCGTATCGTCCATCGCCGTCGGTGTCATCTGCGGCCTGGGCAGCCACGGCTACCGCATGGCGCTGAGCCACTTCGCCGAGTTGCTGCAGGAGCGTACGGCATGA
- a CDS encoding shikimate dehydrogenase: MSQQAILAGLIGRGIQLSRTPALHEHEGDAQALRYLYRLIDADQLQLDDSALPGLLEAAQHTGFTGLNITYPFKQAILPLLDELSDEARGIGAVNTVVLKDGKRVGHNTDCLGFAEGLRRGLPGAARRQVVQMGAGGAGSAVAHALLGEGVERLVLFEVDSARAQALVDNLNAHFGAERAVLGTDLAAALAEADGLVNTTPVGMAKLPGTPLPVELLHARLWVAEIIYFPLETELLRAARALGCRTLDGSNMAVFQAVKAFELFSGRQADAARMQAHFASFT, translated from the coding sequence ATGAGCCAGCAAGCCATCCTCGCCGGCCTGATCGGCCGCGGCATTCAACTGTCACGTACGCCGGCCCTGCATGAACACGAAGGCGACGCCCAGGCCCTGCGCTACTTGTACCGGCTGATCGACGCCGACCAGCTGCAACTGGACGACAGCGCCCTGCCCGGCCTGCTCGAAGCCGCGCAACATACCGGCTTCACCGGGCTGAACATTACCTACCCGTTCAAGCAGGCGATCCTGCCGTTGCTCGACGAACTGTCCGACGAGGCCCGTGGTATCGGCGCGGTAAATACCGTGGTGCTCAAGGACGGCAAGCGAGTCGGCCACAACACAGACTGCCTGGGCTTTGCCGAAGGCTTGCGCCGTGGCCTTCCCGGTGCGGCACGGCGCCAGGTGGTACAGATGGGTGCCGGTGGCGCTGGCTCGGCCGTGGCCCATGCCCTGCTGGGTGAAGGGGTAGAGCGGCTGGTGCTGTTCGAAGTGGACTCAGCCCGTGCGCAGGCGCTGGTGGACAACCTGAACGCCCATTTCGGCGCGGAGCGCGCCGTGCTTGGCACCGACCTGGCCGCAGCCCTGGCCGAAGCGGACGGGCTGGTCAACACCACGCCGGTGGGCATGGCCAAGCTACCGGGCACGCCACTGCCGGTGGAATTGCTGCATGCCCGCCTGTGGGTGGCCGAGATCATCTACTTCCCGCTGGAGACCGAACTGCTGCGCGCGGCCCGGGCACTGGGCTGCCGCACGCTGGATGGCAGCAACATGGCGGTGTTCCAGGCGGTGAAGGCATTCGAGCTGTTCAGCGGGCGGCAGGCGGATGCGGCACGAATGCAGGCACACTTTGCCAGTTTCACCTGA